GCGATATCCACGAACTCGAGGCGATTATTGTTGCACCAACTCGCGAATTGGTGCATCAGATTGTTAGCGAAGGGcagaagcttgctcaaggAACTCGACTGAAGGTCGTTTCAATGAAGAAGCATACGCAACTTTCAGCTGAGCAAGTGGATATGGCGGAAGACGgctctgaggatgaggaggataagGAGTCAGattctgaggatgaggaggataagGCAGACGACAAGCCCGAGCAAATCACGAAGGCTGATATTCTGGTCACCACGCCCTTCCTCCTACTAAAGTTTCTTACTTCGGGACCTCCAAGCACACAGAAGGTTCTGCCTACTGTGAGAGACTTGATATTGGATGAAGCGGATGTTCTGCTTGATCCTCTTTTccgagatgccatgatgtctGACTGGACGGCATGTACAAACCCCCACTTGAGGGTGTCATTTTGGTCCGCTACGATGGGCTCAAACATTGAGTCTATGGTTACAGAGAAGTTGACTTCAAGAGCACAGTCGCTGGGTATCACACCGAAGCCCTTTGTGAGGCTCGTCGTGGGTCTTAAGGATACTGCTGTTCCAAACATTGCACATAAACTTATATACACTGCAACCGAGCAAGGTAAACTACTGGCATTGCGCCAGCTGTTGCACCCTACGGCTGCTGATGATTCGGGCCCTCCTCTGCGACCCCCTTTCTTGGTCTTTACACAAACAATTGACCGAGCGACTGCTCTGCACGAGGAAATGCAATACGATATTCCccttgaggctggtggtGCGGCAAGAATTGCTGCCCTCCACAGTGGTCTCACAGACTCTGCTCGATCTTCCATCATGCGCAAGTTCCGTGCTGGAGACATCTGGGTTCTTATCACAACAGATGTGTTGGCACGAGGTGTAGACTTTGCCGGAGTCAACGGTGTTGTCAACTACGATGTCCCCGGCTCCAGCGCGGGCTACGTCCACCGCGCAGGACGAACAGGCCGAGCAGGTCGCGAAGGTGGCGTGGCGGTCACATTCTACACCAAGGAGGACATTCcctttgtcaagatggtcGCCAACGTTATTGCTGCAAgcgagaagcaggctggcAAAACAGGAGATGAGGCTGGGGTACAAAAGTGGCTCCTAGATGCTCTCCCTAATGTTGGCAAGGCAGATCGcaaaaagctcaaggaaCGAGGTGTGGAAGCGCGCCGGAGTGgaagcaaggccaagattaCATCCAAGAGCGGGTATGAAAGACGAAAGGAGAACAACCGTCGTGGTGCTATTGAGGGtagcaagaagaggaaattgCAGGCG
This genomic interval from Fusarium verticillioides 7600 chromosome 1, whole genome shotgun sequence contains the following:
- a CDS encoding ATP-dependent RNA helicase ROK1, with amino-acid sequence MDILKVLSRGTKKTQKNSQNSSNSLQKLPSAGTSTNPQLYHDQVRGQKRKRTKNEPEPEAHDELPEVDFFAPKPEPVAKAAVETAEPVQVPKPTRPSRMLSEDECRQLLRSHRLKITLLSKTEDQPKVKKSKKKKKSAVEVKKDGKKQLFPQPLDSFGELRNAYGLSNKVADNLVFQGYRVPTEVQMGSLPLLVNPQAALKDEDGLGAGVDFLAIAPTGSGKTISFLVPAINNILCRRSRQSLGDIHELEAIIVAPTRELVHQIVSEGQKLAQGTRLKVVSMKKHTQLSAEQVDMAEDGSEDEEDKESDSEDEEDKADDKPEQITKADILVTTPFLLLKFLTSGPPSTQKVLPTVRDLILDEADVLLDPLFRDAMMSDWTACTNPHLRVSFWSATMGSNIESMVTEKLTSRAQSLGITPKPFVRLVVGLKDTAVPNIAHKLIYTATEQGKLLALRQLLHPTAADDSGPPLRPPFLVFTQTIDRATALHEEMQYDIPLEAGGAARIAALHSGLTDSARSSIMRKFRAGDIWVLITTDVLARGVDFAGVNGVVNYDVPGSSAGYVHRAGRTGRAGREGGVAVTFYTKEDIPFVKMVANVIAASEKQAGKTGDEAGVQKWLLDALPNVGKADRKKLKERGVEARRSGSKAKITSKSGYERRKENNRRGAIEGSKKRKLQANEDSGDDGEWGGFDD